The following is a genomic window from Streptomyces chrestomyceticus JCM 4735.
GGCGACGTCAAGAACATCGCCGAGGTCCGCGCCGAGAACGCTGCCGCCCGTGCGGGTAACCGCCCGGCCCGCGGTGGCGGCAACGACCGCCCGCGCCGCGGTGGCGAGCGCGGCGGCCGTGGCGGCCGCAAGCCGCAGCAGAACGCCGCTGCCGAGGCCCCCAAGGCCGAGGCCGCTGCCGCTGCTCCGGCTGCTGAGAGCACCGGAACGGAGGGCTGACCGACATGCTGATCCCTCGCAGGGTCAAGCACCGCAAGCAGCACCACCCGAAGCGCAACGGTATGGCCAAGGGTGGCACCGAGCTTGCCTTCGGTGAGTACGGCATTCAGGCCGTGACCCCCGCCTACGTGACGAACCGGCAGATCGAGTCCGCTCGTATCGCCATGACCCGTCACATCAAGCGTGGCGGCAAGGTCTGGATCAACATTTACCCGGACCGCCCGCTGACGAAGAAGCCGGCCGAGACCCGCATGGGTTCCGGTAAGGGTTCTCCGGAGTGGTGGGTCGCGAACGTCAAGCCCGGTCGGGTGATGTTCGAGCTGTCCTTCCCGAACGAAAAGGTTGCGAAGGAGGCGCTGACCCGCGCCGCCCACAAGCTTCCGATGAAGTGCCGCATCGTGCGGCGCGAGGCAGGTGAGTCGTGATGGCGGCCGGTACCAAGGCGACCGAGCTGCGCGAGCTGAACAACGAGGACCTCGTTGCGAAGCTCCGCGAGGCCAAGGAGGAGCTGTTCAACCTCCGCTTCCAGGCGGCGACCGGACAGCTCGAAAACCACGGCCGGCTGAAGGCCGTCCGCAAGGACATCGCCCGGATCTACACCCTGATGCGTGAGCGCGAGCTCGGCATCGAGACGGTGGAGAGCGCCTGATGAGCGAGAAGAATGTGACTGAGACGAACGAGCAGCGCGGCTTCCGCAAGACCCGCGAGGGTCTCGTCGTCAGCGACAAGATGGACAAGACCGTCGTCGTCGCTGTCGAGGACCGTGTCAAGCACGCGCTGTACGGCAAGGTCATCCGCCGTACGAACAAGCTCAAGGCGCACGACGAGCAGAACGCTGCCGGTGTCGGCGACCGCGTCCTCCTGATGGAGACGCGTCCGCTGTCGGCGAGCAAGCGCTGGCGCATCGTCGAGATCCTCGAGAAGGCCAAGTAAGGACATTCCCGTTCGGGAATTCCTATAGATACCGCCTGGGGGGTTTCCCCCAGGTCAGTTCCGCCAGGCTCGGCGGTGGGCCTCAGCAATGAGGCCCCCGCCGGGAACCGGCAGACGATCAGGAGATAGACGTGAT
Proteins encoded in this region:
- the rplP gene encoding 50S ribosomal protein L16, with product MLIPRRVKHRKQHHPKRNGMAKGGTELAFGEYGIQAVTPAYVTNRQIESARIAMTRHIKRGGKVWINIYPDRPLTKKPAETRMGSGKGSPEWWVANVKPGRVMFELSFPNEKVAKEALTRAAHKLPMKCRIVRREAGES
- the rpmC gene encoding 50S ribosomal protein L29, with translation MAAGTKATELRELNNEDLVAKLREAKEELFNLRFQAATGQLENHGRLKAVRKDIARIYTLMRERELGIETVESA
- the rpsQ gene encoding 30S ribosomal protein S17; translation: MSEKNVTETNEQRGFRKTREGLVVSDKMDKTVVVAVEDRVKHALYGKVIRRTNKLKAHDEQNAAGVGDRVLLMETRPLSASKRWRIVEILEKAK